A portion of the Salminus brasiliensis chromosome 11, fSalBra1.hap2, whole genome shotgun sequence genome contains these proteins:
- the LOC140565119 gene encoding NLR family CARD domain-containing protein 3-like: MEKTPMRHREDTPINCSDIFKPLQDHKDLKEQKDKGLKAPALRRNSYKEREDEKTKMPALRSVLTKGIAGIGKTVSVQKFILDWAEGKANQDVDFMFVLLFRELNLIKDHQYSLHGLLCDFHPELKDLDPKIYEELKAVFIFDGLDESRIPLNFEECEKVSDITMTSSVGVLMTNLIKGELLPSALIWIICRPAAANQIPPKNINRVTEIQGFNDSQKEEYFRKRISDQDQAQKIISHIKTARSLHIMCHIPVFCWISATVLQRLIKQPHTEIPKTLTEMYSHFLITQTNMKNQKYEENHERDPKKLLESNRTELLKLAELAFKQLMKGNVMFYEEDLREIGIDVTEASVYSGIFTEIFREECVLYQRKVYCFVHLSFQEFLAAVYVFHCYRRKNMEDILWSANLPLGLLNKHHAYYDSSGSEDSEDSSDSGGSDSDEDRGSTRRNHYRSLPKNNPLNDQLKGAVDKAVKSQTGHLDLFLRFLLGISLKSNQRLLQGLLVHTHIHSKTILEYIKSLIKGDHSSLPTERSINLFLCLSEMKDQSLSIEIQEYLKSEKRSDIKLSPGQCSALACMLLTSEEVLEELDLKKYNTSEEGYRRLIPAVTVCRRAL; encoded by the coding sequence ATGGAGAAAACTCCCATGAGACACAGAGAAGATACTCCAATCAACTGCTCAGACATCTTTAAACCTCTACAAGATCATAAAGATCTCAAGGAACAAAAGGATAAAGGACTAAAAGCCCCAGCTCTTAGGAGAAATTCATACAAAGAACGAGaagatgaaaaaacaaaaatgccaGCTCTCAGAAGTGTGCTGACTAAAGGCATTGCTGGAATTGGAAAAACTGTCTCTGTGCAGAAGTTCATTCTGGACTGGGCCGAGGGAAAAGCCAATCAGGATGTAGATTTCATGTTTGTTCTTCTGTTCCGGGAGCTGAACTTGATTAAAGACCATCAGTACAGTCTTCATGGACTTCTGTGTGACTTCCATCCTGAGCTTAAAGACCTGGATCCAAAGATCTATGAGGAGCTTAAAGCTGTGTTCATATTTGATGGTCTGGATGAAAGCAGAATTCCACTGAACTTTGAGGAGTGTGAGAAAGTATCTGACATCACCATGACCTCATCAGTGGGTGTGTTGATGACCAACCTCATCAAAGGAGAGTTGCTTCCATCTGCTCTAATCTGGATAATCTGCCGACctgcagcagccaatcagatcccTCCTAAAAACATCAACCGTGTGACGGAAATCCAAGGATTTAACGACTCACAGAAGGAGGAGTACTTCAGGAAGAGGATCAGTGACCAAGACCAAGCCCAGAAAATCATTTCCCACATTAAGACAGCGAGGAGCCTCCACATCATGTGCCACATTCCCGTCTTCTGCTGGATCTCAGCCACTGTGCTTCAGAGACTCATCAAACAGCCTCACACAGAAATCCCTAAAACTCTGACTGAAATGTACTCCCACTTCCTGATCACTCAGACCAACATGAAGAACCAGAAGTATGAGGAGAACCATGAGAGAGACCCAAAGAAACTGCTGGAATCCAACAGAACTGAGCTTCTGAAACTGGCTGAACTGGCTTTTAAACAGCTGATGAAGGGCAATGTGATGTTCTATGAAGAGGACCTGAGAGAGATCGGTATAGACGTCACTGAGGCCTCAGTGTATTCTGGGATTTTCACTGAGATCTTTAGGGAGGAATGTGTGCTTTACCAAAGGAAGGTCTACTGCTTTGTTCATCTGAGCTTTCAGGAGTTCCTGGCTGCTGTTTATGTGTTTCACTGCTACAGGAGGAAAAACATGGAGGACATACTGTGGTCTGCCAATCTTCCACTGGGTCTTCTTAACAAACATCATGCTTATTATGACAGTAGTGGCAGTGAAGACTCTGAGGACAGTAGTGACAGTGGTGGCTCTGACAGTGATGAGGACAGAGGTAGCACCAGGAGAAATCACTACAGATCTCTGCCTAAGAATAATCCACTGAATGATCAGCTAAAGGGAGCTGTGGACAAAGCTGTAAAGAGTCAGACTGGACACCTGGATCTTTTCCTCCGTTTCCTGCTGGGCATCTCACTGAAGTCCAATCAGAGACTCTTACAGGGTCtactggtacacacacacatacactcaaagACAATCTTAGAGTACATCAAGAGCTTAATCAAAGGAGATCACAGTTCTCTTCCTACTGAGAGATCCATTAATctgttcctctgtctgtctgaaatgAAAGACCAGTCTCTCTCCATAGAAATTCAGGAGTATCTAAAATCAGAGAAACGATCAGACATAAAGCTTTCTCCTGGACAGTGTTCAGCATTAGCCTGCATGCTTCTGACCTCAGAGGAGGTGCTGGAGGAGCTGGACCTGAAGAAATACAACACATCAGAGGAGGGTTATAGGAGACTGATCCCAGCTGTGACTGTCTGCAGAAGAGCTTTGTGA